The following are encoded in a window of Sminthopsis crassicaudata isolate SCR6 chromosome 3, ASM4859323v1, whole genome shotgun sequence genomic DNA:
- the TMPRSS5 gene encoding transmembrane protease serine 5, producing the protein MDVNLVDHHELEAPPEVEAASRVQGTPEEESGSGPEIIEYQEEFHFPNGYWIFPRWGKRGLIFFMTIGLIAGISVGVWLLVLLFRTHSLLKVLKQNNVMSCTEKPPIPVISKSVSFRINTINLLEVQVREWPDWLLVCHEGWSPTLGNQICRHLGHLRLTYDKEVNLTDIKVNNSQEFVQFLPKLGDLLEEMWQHRNSCALGQVVSLKCSECGIQHLTSRIIGGTSAVLGRWPWQVSMFKGSQYSCGASVLDPSWVVTAGHCVYKLSHKSKWRIFVGIVNHSDIVSHMGTMVDKIILHPHFRIHKRKHDYDIALLKLQTPLNFSSTVQAVCLPEMQQDFPQGSKCWVSGWGSTVPHQGFGSDILQNVLVPLISSQLCNSSCMYNGLITPQMLCAGYLDGHADSCQGDSGGPLVCLDQGMWRLVGIVSWGWDCGIHHRPGVYTKVAVFLDWIHHQIAGELVPEDLENKYIKGNRTL; encoded by the exons ATG GATGTAAATCTGGTTGACCATCATGAGTTGGAAGCACCTCCTGAGGTGGAAGCCGCCAGTAGGGTGCAAGGAACCCCTGAAGAAGAGTCTGGAAGTGGGCCAGAGATAATTGAGTACCAGGAAGAATTCC ACTTCCCTAATGGTTACTGGATCTTTCCAAGGTGGGGAAAGCGTGGGTTGATCTTCTTCATGACCATTGGGCTGATAGCTGGGATAAGCGTTGGGGTCTGGCTTCTAG TCCTGCTTTTCAGGACACATTCCTTGTTGAAGGTCCTGAAACAAAATAACGTCATGAGCTGTACAGAGAAGCCCCCCATCCCAGTAATCTCCAAGTCAG TGTCTTTCAGAATAAACACCATAAACTTACTGGAAGTGCAAGTGAGGGAGTGGCCAGACTGGCTCCTGGTGTGCCATGAGGGCTGGAGTCCTACTCTAGGCAACCAGATTTGTAGGCACCTTGGACATCTCAG actCACTTATGACAAAGAAGTGAACCTGACTGATATCAAGGTCAACAATTCTCAGGAGTTTGTTCAGTTTCTTCCCAAATTGGGGGATCTCCTGGAGGAGATGTGGCAGCACAG gAACAGCTGTGCCTTGGGCCAAGTTGTCTCCCTCAAATGCTCAG AGTGTGGGATCCAGCACCTGACTTCTCGAATTATCGGTGGGACCTCCGCTGTCCTTGGACGCTGGCCCTGGCAGGTCAGCATGTTCAAGGGTTCCCAGTACTCCTGCGGAGCCTCTGTCCTGGATCCGAGTTGGGTGGTGACTGCAGGACACTGTGTCTACAA GCTGTCCCACAAGTCCAAATGGAGGATCTTTGTGGGGATTGTCAACCACAGTGACATCGTATCGCACATGGGGACCATGGTGGATAAAATCATCCTGCATCCCCACTTTAGGATCCATAAGCGGAAGCACGACTATGACATTGCTCTGCTGAAGCTCCAGACCCCTCTGAACTTCTCAA GCACAGTGCAGGCTGTGTGCCTGCCAGAAATGCAGCAGGATTTCCCACAAGGCTCCAAATGCTGGGTGTCAGGCTGGGGCTCCACAGTCCCTCACCAAG GGTTTGGCTCAGACATCCTCCAGAATGTCTTGGTCCCCTTGATCAGCTCTCAGCTCTGCAATAGCTCCTGCATGTACAATGGCTTGATCACTCCTCAGATGCTCTGTGCTGGCTACCTGGACGGGCACGCCGACTCATGCCAG GGAGACAGCGGAGGTCCCCTGGTGTGTCTGGACCAAGGGATGTGGCGATTGGTGGGGATAGTGAGCTGGGGCTGGGATTGTGGGATACACCACAGGCCAGGAGTCTATACCAAGGTGGCTGTGTTCTTGGACTGGATTCACCATCAAATTGCGG GTGAATTAGTTCCTGAAGATCTGGAGAACAAATATATTAAAGGAAACAGGACGCTGTAG